The following nucleotide sequence is from uncultured Flavobacterium sp..
ACAGGTCTGGTTACCGGAGCAAATGTCAAAAAAAATAATGAAATCAAGATATTAGATGTTCCATTTAGTCAATATGTGAAACTAAGAGGTGATTTTAGGCATTATTTAAGACTTGGAAAAGAGAGCCAACTGGCAAGCAGAATTATTGTAGGCGCGGGACTTCCGTACGGAAATTCAAGTGCATTGCCAACATCAAAACAATTTGTGGTAGGAGGAACGAACAGTATTCGAGCCTTTAGAGCCAGATCACTCGGGCCTGGAAGTTATGTTAATACTGTAACAGATAATTCGTTTTTACCAGATCAATCAGGAGATTTAAAGCTGGAATTTAGTACTGAATATAGAGCAAAACTCTTTAGTATTGTTCGTGGAGCTTTATTTATTGATGCAGGAAATGTTTGGCTTTTAAATCCCGATCCCGATAAACCGGGAGGAGAAATTACCAAAGATTTTATGAAAGAGATAGCGATAGGAGCAGGCGCCGGATTGCGTTTTGATTTGTCTTTCCTGATTTTAAGAACCGACTTGGCATTTCCGTTACGAAAACCCTATTTGCCCGAAGGCGAAAGATGGGTAATTAAAGATATTGATTTTGGAAGCGGTCCGTGGCGAAAAGACAATCTGATATTGAATATCGCAATTGGCTATCCATTTTAGTTTTTTTCTAAGATTTTTTTTGCCACGAATTTCACGAATTTACACTAATATATACTTTGCGCATAATATTCAATTTCACAAATTAAAATTCGTAAAATTAAAATTAAAGATCACTAACATTAGTGCAAATTCGTGAAATTCGTGGCGGAAAAAAATCGCAGCAGAAAACTTTTAACCTCTTGAAAAAAAGAAGTAAATTGGTCTAATAAAATAATGGAATGCAAAATTTAATAAAAAGAATTATAGTTTTAGGTTCAGTCGTACTTTTGGTCGTTTTGGCTTTCAAATATTGTCAATTCAAAAAAGACGATGATTCTACCATCGATTACAACACCAATTTAATTCAGCAGCAAATTCTGAATGTTGGAAAATTGGTTGTTACCGAAGGTCATTTTTCAGAAGTGATAACCTATAAAAATCAAGAGAAATATTTGATGGATATGATTTCTTTTGAGAAGAAAGCGCTTGTTGTGATAAATGCAAATGTTACCGTTGCTTACGACTTACATAAAATGAAATACGATATCGACGAAAAAAACAAAACCATCACCATTCTTAATATACCAAAAGAAGAAATCACAATCAATCCTGATATTCAGTTTTATGATGTAGAACAAAGTAAACTGAATCCGTTTACGGGAGACGATTACAATAAAATCAACAAATCTGTAAAAGCAAATCTGGCTAAGAAAATCGAAAAATCTACTTTAAAAACCAACGCTCAAAACAGATTAATCAGTGAATTGTCTAAGATTTTAATCCTGACAAATTCAATGGGTTGGAAATTGCAATATGACGGAAAAACAATTGAGACTGATAAGGATTTTAATCAGGATTTGAAATTGTAATCTGAGGTTCAAAGGTTCAGAGTTGCAAAGGTTCAAAGTTTTTCACAATCTTGTCATTGCGAGGAACGAAGCAACCTCACTAACAAAAATTACTAATTGAATTCAGCAAATGTGATTGCTTCGTTCCTCGCAAAGACCAATCTTTGTCGAGCTTCTCGCGAAGATTTCTCGTTCCTCGAAATGACATAAAATGAGGAAAAAACTTTGTGATTTTGTGAGATTAAAAAATCTGCATTCATCAGCTTAAATCTGCAAAATCTGCGTGAAATAAAAAAAAACTTTGCGTCTTAGTGACTTTGTGGCAAAGAACTATCAAAAATCAAATCCAATCCGCCAGCAATTAAATGTGCCACTTCCGGACGTTTAATCTTCAATTGATCCAAATAGACCAAAACTTCCTGTAAAAGTTGATCTTCATTTGAATTCTTTAAAAGTTCTGCAATTTCAACAGAAAGTAACCAATCGTTAGAATGATTTTCTTTTAGTTTATGAAAGACTGATTTTAGTTCAGATTTAGAATCTTTATTTTCTCTAATCATTCGAACCGTTTGATAAAGTACTTCCAGATCATCGCGTTCATCAGAATGTTTAGCTTTAATCGTTTTACTTGATGGAACAATATTTATCAGGTCAAAACTATTCACATCGGCTGGACCGGAAAAAGCAGAAACCACTTTTTTGCCAATAGCCATATCATAATTTCCCCATTCTGGTTGAAACAAAATTGTTTCGCCATGAGTTACAGTACAATTTCTAAAACTAATCAGGATAA
It contains:
- a CDS encoding DUF4230 domain-containing protein produces the protein MQNLIKRIIVLGSVVLLVVLAFKYCQFKKDDDSTIDYNTNLIQQQILNVGKLVVTEGHFSEVITYKNQEKYLMDMISFEKKALVVINANVTVAYDLHKMKYDIDEKNKTITILNIPKEEITINPDIQFYDVEQSKLNPFTGDDYNKINKSVKANLAKKIEKSTLKTNAQNRLISELSKILILTNSMGWKLQYDGKTIETDKDFNQDLKL